From Micromonospora sp. NBC_01699, a single genomic window includes:
- the treS gene encoding maltose alpha-D-glucosyltransferase, which translates to MSDLAERINALTIPSTDQDLGLLSRQMPVLPTPTTNRRRARELPVEPRWYQRAIFYEMFVQACFDASGDGFGDLPGLTTKLDYLKWLGVDCLWLPPFYDSPRRDGGYDIRDYLSVAPEFGTIDDFVTLIDEAHARGIRVITDLVLNHTSDTHEWFQQSRQDPTGPYGDFYVWRDTDTEYAQVPIVFCDSEPSNWTYDPVRQQFYWHRFFAHQPDLNYDNPMVRETMLDVVRYWLGLGIDGFRLDAVTYLFEREGTDCANLPETHAYLKRLRQTVDEEFPGRVLLAEANLWPADLVDYFGDPEAGGDECHMAFHFPVMPRIFMAVRRESRFPISEIIAQTPQIPQGCQWGTFLRNHDELTLEMVTDEERDYLYDEYAKDPRMRVNLGIRRRLAPLVNNDRNQIELFTSLLLSLPGSPVLYYGDEIGMGDNVWLGDRNGVRTPMQWSPDRNGGFSSADPGALFLPVNQGPVYGYQAVNVERQLEQPASLLQWTRQMIAVRKRHPALALGSFRDLGGKNSTVLAFLREYDGPDGHEVVLCVHNLSRHPQPAQLPLGSRFIGHLPVELTGQTPFPLVSSRPYQLTLPGYGSFWFQLTSKTPKPRTSPTDSLVAAG; encoded by the coding sequence ATGTCCGATCTAGCTGAGCGCATCAACGCGCTGACGATCCCGTCCACGGACCAGGATCTGGGGCTGCTGTCCAGGCAGATGCCCGTACTACCGACACCGACCACCAACCGGCGGCGCGCCCGCGAACTGCCGGTCGAACCACGGTGGTACCAGCGGGCGATCTTCTACGAGATGTTCGTCCAGGCGTGCTTCGACGCCAGCGGTGACGGCTTCGGCGACCTGCCCGGCCTGACCACCAAGTTGGACTACCTGAAGTGGCTGGGCGTCGACTGCCTCTGGCTGCCACCGTTCTACGACTCCCCCCGCCGCGACGGCGGGTACGACATCCGCGACTACCTCAGCGTCGCCCCGGAGTTCGGCACCATCGACGATTTCGTGACGCTGATCGACGAGGCGCACGCGCGCGGCATCCGGGTGATCACCGATCTGGTGCTGAACCACACCTCCGACACCCACGAGTGGTTCCAGCAGTCCCGGCAGGACCCGACCGGGCCGTACGGGGACTTCTACGTCTGGCGCGACACCGACACCGAGTACGCGCAGGTCCCGATCGTCTTCTGTGACAGCGAGCCGTCGAACTGGACCTACGACCCGGTCCGGCAGCAGTTCTACTGGCACCGTTTCTTCGCCCACCAACCGGACCTGAACTACGACAACCCGATGGTGCGCGAGACCATGCTCGACGTCGTACGCTACTGGCTCGGCCTGGGCATCGACGGGTTCCGGCTGGACGCGGTCACCTACCTGTTCGAGCGGGAGGGCACCGACTGCGCGAACCTGCCGGAGACGCACGCGTACCTGAAGCGGCTGCGCCAGACGGTCGACGAGGAGTTCCCCGGCCGGGTCCTGCTGGCCGAGGCGAACCTCTGGCCGGCCGACCTGGTCGACTACTTCGGTGATCCGGAGGCCGGCGGCGACGAGTGCCACATGGCGTTCCACTTCCCGGTGATGCCGCGGATCTTCATGGCCGTACGCCGTGAGTCCCGCTTCCCGATCTCCGAGATCATCGCCCAGACGCCGCAGATCCCGCAGGGCTGTCAGTGGGGCACCTTCCTGCGCAACCACGACGAACTGACGCTGGAGATGGTCACCGACGAGGAGCGCGACTACCTCTACGACGAGTACGCCAAGGATCCCCGGATGCGGGTGAACCTGGGCATCCGGCGCCGGCTGGCCCCATTGGTCAACAACGACCGCAACCAGATCGAACTGTTCACCTCGCTGCTGCTCTCGCTGCCCGGCTCGCCGGTGCTCTACTACGGCGACGAGATCGGCATGGGCGACAACGTGTGGCTGGGCGACCGCAACGGGGTCCGTACCCCCATGCAGTGGTCGCCGGACCGCAACGGCGGCTTCTCCAGCGCCGACCCCGGCGCGCTCTTCCTGCCGGTCAACCAGGGCCCGGTGTACGGGTACCAGGCGGTCAACGTGGAACGTCAGCTCGAACAGCCGGCGTCGCTGTTGCAGTGGACCCGCCAGATGATCGCGGTACGCAAGCGGCACCCCGCGCTGGCTCTCGGCTCCTTCCGTGACCTGGGTGGCAAGAACTCCACCGTGCTCGCCTTCCTGCGCGAGTACGACGGGCCGGACGGGCACGAGGTGGTGTTGTGCGTGCACAACCTGTCGCGGCATCCGCAGCCGGCGCAGTTGCCGCTGGGCAGCCGGTTCATCGGTCACCTGCCGGTGGAGCTGACCGGGCAGACACCGTTCCCGCTGGTCAGCTCCCGGCCGTACCAGCTCACGTTGCCCGGTTACGGCTCGTTCTGGTTCCAGCTCACCAGCAAGACCCCGAAGCCGCGTACGTCGCCGACGGACTCGCTGGTGGCGGCCGGCTGA
- a CDS encoding TetR/AcrR family transcriptional regulator → MTERALPPVVARMWGRETASRHGPRPSIDLARIVDAAIGIADSEGLEGVRMSSVAARVGMATMSLYRYVGSKDELLTVMVDAATGEPPALDGRPWRDYLTAWTRANRDLLLDRPWLLSVASRTPPAGPRTLRWLDHALAALDGTGLDFGRRINIATTLTGYAASQASLTHGMVAAAGGDGSIDGLADYGDILGQVLDPQNYPELTAAVEANAFGAAEEWIDDADFTFGLDLLLDGIEALITRGSGARPAGS, encoded by the coding sequence GTGACCGAGCGGGCGCTTCCACCGGTGGTGGCGCGGATGTGGGGTCGGGAGACCGCATCCCGACACGGGCCGCGGCCGAGCATCGACCTGGCCCGGATCGTCGACGCCGCGATCGGGATCGCCGACAGCGAGGGGCTGGAGGGCGTACGGATGAGCAGCGTCGCCGCCCGGGTCGGCATGGCGACGATGTCCCTCTACCGGTACGTCGGCAGCAAGGACGAGCTGCTGACCGTGATGGTGGACGCCGCCACCGGCGAGCCACCCGCGCTCGACGGGCGGCCGTGGCGGGACTACCTGACCGCCTGGACCCGGGCCAACCGGGACCTGCTGCTCGACCGGCCCTGGCTGCTGTCGGTCGCCAGCCGCACCCCGCCCGCCGGGCCCAGGACACTGCGCTGGCTCGACCACGCACTCGCCGCACTCGACGGCACCGGACTCGACTTCGGCAGGCGGATCAACATCGCCACCACCCTCACCGGCTATGCCGCCAGCCAGGCGAGCCTCACCCACGGCATGGTCGCGGCGGCCGGCGGCGACGGCTCGATCGACGGGTTGGCCGACTACGGCGACATCCTCGGTCAGGTCCTCGACCCGCAGAACTACCCGGAACTGACCGCCGCCGTGGAGGCGAACGCCTTCGGCGCCGCCGAGGAGTGGATCGACGACGCCGATTTCACCTTCGGGCTCGATCTCCTCCTCGACGGCATCGAGGCCCTGATCACCCGTGGCTCCGGAGCACGGCCGGCCGGGAGCTGA
- a CDS encoding DUF418 domain-containing protein, protein MSTQSPVRRVLDVDAVRGFALLGIFAVNVTFMASGYPGNLVIDPDFDSGLDNVVRALSSVFIDMKFYVLFSFLFGYSFTLQMESASRAGAAFSARMLRRIAGLFVLGALHTVFLNGGDVLTTYAVACLVLLLLRNVRDRTAIRVAIGLYAFVLVSMIVSVLFVDRSAFVPSEVEALANAEHATRAMLGGWGDNIGVHLAGLPLLVLQAVSLQGPTALGLFLLGMVAGRRQWLGRVTGSEPVLRRIQWIGFPVGLVGSVVYTVLGGNGSTLGVGASVATAPLLAAAYVATLLRIMHNPRTAGVRAALAPAGRMALTNYLSQSAVCLIVFSGIGLGYAGRFSPLALFAFVAVVFATQLLLSRLWLARFRYGPIEWALRWFTNAQRPPLTTPPPTPQPTPTPHAAPTPHAAPTPHAAPTPPHHHSSI, encoded by the coding sequence GTGAGTACACAGAGTCCGGTAAGACGTGTTCTCGACGTCGACGCGGTCCGGGGCTTCGCGCTCCTGGGGATCTTCGCCGTCAACGTCACCTTCATGGCCTCGGGCTATCCGGGGAACCTGGTGATCGACCCTGACTTCGACTCCGGCCTGGACAACGTCGTCCGCGCACTGTCGTCCGTCTTCATCGACATGAAGTTCTACGTGCTCTTCTCGTTCCTCTTCGGATACAGCTTCACCCTCCAGATGGAGTCGGCGAGCAGGGCCGGAGCCGCCTTCTCGGCCCGGATGCTCCGCCGCATCGCCGGACTCTTCGTCCTCGGCGCCCTGCACACCGTCTTCCTCAACGGCGGCGACGTGCTCACCACGTACGCGGTGGCGTGCCTGGTCCTGCTCCTGCTGCGCAACGTACGGGACCGGACCGCGATCCGGGTCGCGATCGGTCTGTACGCCTTCGTGCTGGTCAGCATGATCGTCAGCGTCCTGTTCGTGGACCGGTCGGCATTCGTGCCGAGCGAGGTCGAGGCGCTGGCCAACGCCGAACACGCCACCCGGGCGATGCTCGGCGGCTGGGGGGACAACATCGGGGTGCACCTGGCCGGCCTGCCGCTGCTGGTCCTCCAGGCGGTCAGCCTCCAGGGCCCGACCGCGCTGGGGCTGTTCCTGCTCGGCATGGTCGCCGGCCGCCGACAGTGGCTGGGCCGGGTCACCGGCAGTGAGCCCGTCCTGCGCCGGATCCAGTGGATCGGGTTCCCCGTCGGGCTGGTCGGATCGGTTGTCTACACCGTGCTCGGCGGCAACGGCAGCACCCTCGGTGTCGGGGCCAGCGTCGCGACGGCACCACTGCTGGCCGCCGCGTACGTGGCCACGCTGCTGCGGATCATGCACAACCCGCGTACCGCCGGGGTTAGGGCCGCCCTCGCCCCGGCCGGTCGGATGGCCCTCACCAACTACCTGTCCCAGTCGGCGGTCTGCCTGATCGTCTTCAGTGGCATCGGCCTCGGGTACGCGGGAAGGTTCTCGCCGCTGGCGCTGTTCGCCTTCGTCGCGGTCGTGTTCGCCACCCAACTCCTACTGAGCCGCCTGTGGCTGGCCCGCTTCCGCTACGGCCCCATCGAATGGGCCCTCCGCTGGTTCACCAACGCCCAACGCCCACCCCTAACCACCCCACCCCCCACCCCCCAACCCACCCCCACCCCCCACGCCGCCCCCACCCCCCACGCCGCCCCCACCCCCCACGCCGCCCCCACGCCGCCCCACCACCACTCGTCGATCTAG
- a CDS encoding NADPH:quinone reductase, producing the protein MKAIIYTQPGEPDVLHPIERSVPEPGAGEVRVRVRVSGVNPTDWKARRGMAGRALAYPEIVPNQDGAGVVDAVGEGVPADRVGERVWLWEASWQRADGTAQEYVTLPARQAVALPDDASFDLGASLGIPALTAHRCLTVGDAGPRRLAPGALAGRIVLVAGGAGAVGNAAIQLAKWAGATVVTTVSGPDKAGLAQSAGADLVVNYRTGNPAEEIRAFAPAGVDIVVEVAPSANAALNHAVTAPAGTIAVYATDEHAEVTLPVLPLMLKNVGYRFVLVYTVPEAAKRDAVEDVAAAVAAGAIRVGEAAGLPLHHFPLDRTAAAHAAVEAGAVGKVLIDVA; encoded by the coding sequence ATGAAGGCCATCATCTACACGCAGCCCGGTGAGCCGGACGTGCTGCATCCGATCGAACGGTCCGTACCCGAGCCCGGCGCCGGTGAGGTACGGGTCCGGGTCAGGGTGTCGGGGGTCAACCCGACCGACTGGAAGGCCCGGCGCGGGATGGCGGGGCGCGCCCTCGCGTACCCGGAGATCGTGCCTAACCAGGACGGCGCCGGCGTCGTCGACGCGGTCGGCGAGGGGGTCCCCGCCGACCGGGTGGGTGAGCGGGTGTGGCTGTGGGAGGCGTCCTGGCAGCGCGCCGACGGCACCGCCCAGGAGTACGTCACCCTGCCCGCGCGCCAGGCCGTGGCCCTGCCCGACGACGCCTCCTTCGACCTCGGGGCCAGTCTCGGCATTCCGGCGTTGACCGCGCACCGCTGCCTGACCGTCGGCGACGCCGGCCCTCGGCGGCTGGCCCCGGGCGCGCTCGCCGGCCGGATAGTGCTCGTCGCCGGCGGCGCGGGCGCGGTCGGCAACGCCGCGATCCAGCTCGCGAAGTGGGCGGGCGCGACCGTGGTGACCACCGTGAGCGGGCCGGACAAGGCCGGACTGGCGCAGTCGGCCGGCGCCGACCTGGTGGTCAACTACCGCACCGGGAATCCGGCCGAGGAGATCCGCGCGTTCGCCCCCGCCGGGGTCGACATCGTCGTGGAGGTCGCCCCGAGCGCCAACGCCGCTCTCAACCACGCCGTCACGGCTCCCGCCGGCACGATCGCCGTGTACGCCACCGACGAGCACGCCGAGGTGACGCTGCCGGTCCTCCCGCTGATGCTGAAGAACGTCGGCTACCGGTTCGTGCTGGTCTACACCGTGCCCGAGGCGGCGAAGCGGGACGCGGTCGAGGACGTGGCGGCCGCCGTGGCAGCCGGCGCGATCCGGGTCGGCGAGGCGGCGGGCCTGCCGCTGCACCACTTCCCGCTCGACCGTACGGCGGCGGCCCACGCTGCGGTCGAAGCCGGCGCGGTCGGCAAGGTCCTCATCGACGTCGCCTGA